A window of Sphingobacterium kitahiroshimense genomic DNA:
GGCTGTCCGTTATTCTTTCCTGGATTGAAGATAGACCATATAATATCTCTGGAAGCACCAGGGGCACATAATTTACCGTCTGCTGAAAATGAGATGTTTCCTTTGCCATTACCTGGCAATGTCCAAGTACTTCCTATAAAGCATTCAGCAGGTGCTTCTTCAAATACACTTTTAATGGTATAAGATGCGGGTAAATTCTCGCGATCAATAGTGTTTAAAACCCAAGTTCCTTTTACAGCTCCTTTCCAGTCAGAGGCACTAGGCCCTGTAGACATCGCAGTAGATGAAGAACTAGATGCTGTTCCTTTTGGTTGCATACTACAAGCCGAAAAAAGAAACAAACTCAACATGAGAGTTGTGATAGATAAAAGAACTCGATTCATATTCATTAATTTTATAGTTACTTATTGTATTTTTGCTGTAAATATAACAACAAATCATGATTGAGACATCCAAAAATCATACCATTAGTAAGATTGTAGCAAAATCACTATTGCGTCTTTTCGTTTTACTTTTAGCACTAGCTTCTGTTCCTATATTATCGAATAAGGGAACCCAGTCTAATTTAGATGCTAAACACGTTGCATTTCCAAATGAAATGGCAGTAGTTGCTCCTGCATTGCTCTTTATCATTTTTGTAGTTTTACTGATTGTCATGTTAAAAAACAAATATTTAAGAGTCGATATTAATTGGCAATTCTCATTATGCACGATTTTCCTATTGATCTACTTAATTCTATTATACTCCCGTATATATCCCCTAATAGCATAATCCAAATAAATACAATATCATTAATCAAATTAATATCTTTGAGAATTAATGAATAAAGTCAAAACATAGACTTAAATATCTAATGAATAAAAAACTAATTTGGAAAATTGTTAAGAATATACTGAAAGTAGTTGTTACCGTTGCTGCTCTTTATTGGGTATTTAGTAAGGTTTCTATCCAAGATCTAAAAGATGCTCTATTAAAATCAAATCCGCTGTTCCTTTTATTCGCATTTTTAGCATATGCCATCTCAATTCTAATATCATCCTCTCGCTTACTTAGCTTCTTAACTGCAATCGGACTTCATGTTTCTGAGAGATATAATTTTAAACTTTATCAGCTTGGCTTGTTTTATAATCTTTTCTTGCCTGGAGGTGTTGGAGGTGATGGATATAAAATATACTTTCTTCGAAAAAAGTATAGTATTAAAGGTCGAAAGTTACTTGGAGCATTATTCTTTGACCGATTAAGTGGTCTGTGGGCGCTATGTTTAATAATTGCGGCATTAATCATTTTTATGCCTCAACTTGGAATTCCTAATTACTTAACAATTTTAGGATTTATCTTGGGTACAACGCTTTATTATTTTTTGGTAGGCAAATTTTTCAATAATTTTAAGGCAAATTTCATCAAAACACATCTAAAAGCAATAGGTGTACAGTCAATGCAAGTAATTGCTGCTATTATGATATTATACGCCCTAGGCTTTGATGGAAAATTTTCTCCTTATCTCTTTCTCTTTCTCGCTTCTTCATTAGTGGCAATAATTCCATTTTCCGTTGGAGGATTGGGTATGCGAGAGCTAGTTTATATGTGGGGAGCTAATTTTTTTCATCTTGATTCACATTTAGCTGTCTTGATTAGTCTACTATTTTATATTATATCGGCATTCATGGCCTTTACTGGTTCGTACTACATATTTCATCCCTCTGCATTAGGGACCGAAAAATTACCATCTGTTAAAGAAATAGAAGAATCTCAGACGGAAGATTAAATAAATAAACATGGCAAATATTATAATAACAGGAGCAAGCAGTGGAATTGGGTTTGAAGCTGTATTGGATCTCACGGCAAAAAAAGAAAATAATGTTATCGCACTTGCTCGATCTGCAGATAAACTAAAGCGCCTTCACGAAATTGCTAAGGATTTGAATTTCGACGGGGGTAATTTATATCCAGCTCAGTTTGATATTGTTTATGATGATTATCAAACTTTATTACCATTTATCAAATCAAAATTTGAACAGGTAGATATCCTGATCAATAATGCAGGAGTGCTTATCAATAAACCTTTTATGGATAGTTCATTGGAAGAAATTGCATCGATGTTTCAAACCAATGTATTGGCACATGCTAATATGATTCAACATATCGTCCCTTTAATGCCCGAAGGATCTCATATTCTCAATATAGGAAGTATGGGCGGTTTTCAAGGCTCTTCCAAGTTTAGTGGCTTAGCGGCTTATTCTTCTAGTAAAGCAGCCTTGGCAGTATTAACAGAGTGCTTGGCTGAAGAATTTAAGGATAAAGGTATCCGCGTAAATTGTCTTGCTCTTGGATCTGCACAAACTGAAATGTTTGAAGCAGCTTTTCCGGGAATAGAAGCTGGTAAACTCGCTTTTGAGATGGGAAGATATATTGCGGAATTTGCTCAAAATGGACATCAATATTATAATGGTAAAATTCTACCTGTAGCATTAACAACTCCTTAATAAAAAGGTCTCAAAAGTAGCGCGCCCCCAGAAAGTGTTTAACTTTTCGGGGGCATTGCACAAAGATGCTTTTTTACAAACCAATATGTTCATTTTTATTGGATTTCGGTCCATCTTTACTGATTGCCTTTGGGTTATCTTTCAAGTAATGCCAAGTAATCTTATCTTCAAATTGTTGACCTTTCCCTGATGCTTTTACCTGGATAATATTATCCCCTTCTTTCAATTTAACATTTTGAAAAATATAATGGACATCAGTTTCTCCGATAACAAAGTTCTTTTCTTCAACACCATTGACCAACAAAATAGGTGTACCTAAATTAGAATAGACTGTCACCGGAGTAATCTCGTTTACTCTCTCAATAACACGTCTTTGTGTCAGATATAATACAGGTTCTTTACTCCAGTTAGCTTTATACCAATAAAAAGGATCTTTCTTGAGTTTTCTATCAAACGTAACCAATCCTTTATAATTCCTTGGCTCAACATTGAGTGCTGTAATCGGAGTCGCAAAGTCAAATGTGTTCCAAAGATAAGACGCTAAAAAGATCGGATGTCTTTTTATCGTTCCCCAATGTATTTCATGGAACTTTGTTGAAAATTCTTCAGGAAAAAATGCTGGATTCGCCCATTGATTACCTACATCTCCAACAACCTCTTGTTGATGACTAGGATTAGCCTCGGCTCCATACTCTGAAAAAATAATTTTATAATCTTTAAAATCTTTTGAGATTTGATCTGCCCACTTATCAACATCACGAATAACGCCATTATACCATCCGAAATAATGATTGATCCCCTGTATATCTGCATTATTATTTACAGCATGGTTAATGACATTATAGCCGCTCACTTGCACCGTATAGCGATATGGATCTTCGGTTTTAGCTAAATCATTTAATTTTGTCGTTAACTCGATTGTGTACGCATTAGGCGTATAAACCTCATTATGGAGACCCCATGTATAAATAGAAGGATGATTATAGTTTTGTCTTATAAGTTCTGTCAATTGCTGTTTTGCATTTGCTTCCTCTAACGTCGTTACACGATTAACAAATGGGATTTCTGCCCAAACAACAAATCCAATACTATCGCATTTTTCATAGAAGTATGCAGATTGTTGATAGTGAGCTAATCGAATAGTAGTTGCTCCAATTTCCTTGATGATAGCCAAATCTTCATCATGATCAGCATTTGATAACGCGGAACCCTTTCCCCATCGATCCTGATGTCTTGTTACTCCATACATTGGATACTTAATATCATTCAAAAAGAATCCCTCTCCTGTTCTTAATTCAAATTTTCGTAAACCTAGAGGCTGAATCACTTCATCTAGTACAGTATTTCCATCAACAAGCTGTGTAACTACTTTATATAGATATGGGTCCTCCAGACCTTGCCATAAATGTGGATTTGTTAAATTAAAGTCTTGCATTACTTCTTGTCTACCCTGCGGAAGTAAACGATATTTTTTTATATTCTTGGCTTTCACAGCACCGTTTTGTTCAAAAATCGTTGACACCACCTGTAAATCTCTTGCGTCATGATTTTTATTTTCAAGTTTCACTTTTAAATTTATTGATGCACTTTTTTTATTAACGTCCTTTTGACTTATATATACTCCTGAAGAAGCATAATCGGATACTGCAATATTAATCTTATCCGTCACAATAAGTTCAACCGGACGATAAATACCACCATACATAGGGAATAGCGTATGATTGACTGGGATTACTTGTGGAGTTGCTTCATTGTTAACTTTTACAAGAATCTCATTCTCAACTCCAAATTTCAACATATTAGTCAATTCCAACACGAATGCAGAATAGCCCCCTTGATGTCTTCCCACAATCTGATAATTACCATTTATAGCTGACGCATCATAAACTACATTTCCCTTTTCCTTCTTCGCAGGCAACGGTGAATTATTAATGTAAACTTCTGTGTTTGTATTTACACCTTCAAATTTTACAAAAATGCGCTTACCATTCCAAGAAGATTCGGGAATAAAAGTTTTACGATAATAGGCATCTCCTACATAAAATTTTTCATTAGATGTAAATCGATCATTACGTACTTGCATATCTTTTGAGTTCCATGTATGGGGAACAGCTATAGATTTCCATGTTCCAGAAAAAACATTCCCATACTGTAAGAGATCTGTAGTAAAGGGGCCTTTTTTGAAAGCCCAATCTTGATTGAAAGAAATAACTTCTCTAGAAAAGGAAACTGAGGTTAAAATTGTTAAGAAAAATAAGGTGACGATTGCCTTGAAATTCATAATAATAAAATAAAGGTTTTGTTCAATAGTATCCATCATAAACATGATGATGGAGTGTAAAACAAAGATATAAACCTAATTGTATTACAAAGAAGAATTTACTTTACTAGAAAACTACATAGAAGTTAATATTGAGCAAAAAAATGCTGTTGCATCACAGAAAACCAATTTACAACGTTATCGTACTTTTACTAAAATAGAGATGATGTCACTTAAATAATACTAACTACAGGTTACTATTATAAGCTTTTTATCCATTTAACTAAATCATTCAAGACTTCACTATTCATGGTTTCACTAATATGCTCATACTCTGAAACAGCCCCAGTTGTCGATTTTTGAAATAAGTGATTCAATCCTTCATATTTCTTTAGAACTGTTTTTGGATTATATGGTAGATTATTCTTTAAACTTTTTAGATTTTGGTCAGCAGGAACCTGAACATCTAAATTCCCAAATGCGGCATAAACCGGCACTGTAATTTTTTTAATAAAAGGAATGGGATCAATCCGCATGAAATATCTATAAGATGGCAACAAGAGTGTCTCTAATTCCAATTTACTCGATGAATTCAATTGTGCTGGATCTATTTTCATATTATCAAGAATCATTGCCATAGCCTCCATATGCGGCCTATTACTTTTAACAACCTCAAAATTCCTTTTATTAATCTCTTTGGCATGTGATAATGCTAGTTCTGACATGCCTGCTACTTTACCAATGCGATATAGCTGTGATACCATTAGAGAGTCGATAGGAATGGCTGGACCTGCTAAAGAAACAATAAAAGAAAGCGCCGGAAATTTTTGTCCAGCCAACAATTCTGCGATTAAACCACCCTCACTATGCCCGATAATACCAATTTTGCCGGGATCTACATTTGGTCTTTCCTTTAGAAAATCTATTGCTGCCATTGCGTCTTTACTGAAATTCTCAATTGAGGCATTTATAAAACTTCCTTTTGAAAGTCCGACCCCCCGATCGTCGTAGCGAAGAACAACAATATTATTTTTTGTTAAAAAATCTGATAATATTCGAAAAGGTTCATGTCCCATTAATGTTTCATTGCGATCCTGGGGACCGCTTCCTGTCACTAAAACTACTGCAGGGAATTTACCTTTTTGTCTAGGTGTGGTTAAGGTGCCACTTAATAGGACATCATCATATTTATTTCT
This region includes:
- a CDS encoding lipocalin family protein, with protein sequence MNRVLLSITTLMLSLFLFSACSMQPKGTASSSSSTAMSTGPSASDWKGAVKGTWVLNTIDRENLPASYTIKSVFEEAPAECFIGSTWTLPGNGKGNISFSADGKLCAPGASRDIIWSIFNPGKNNGQPQFQFKKIYAGDKAKNVITGYRLDLSYSDASKLVMRMPVTITNGEAYLVFTFSRVN
- a CDS encoding lysylphosphatidylglycerol synthase transmembrane domain-containing protein, with translation MNKKLIWKIVKNILKVVVTVAALYWVFSKVSIQDLKDALLKSNPLFLLFAFLAYAISILISSSRLLSFLTAIGLHVSERYNFKLYQLGLFYNLFLPGGVGGDGYKIYFLRKKYSIKGRKLLGALFFDRLSGLWALCLIIAALIIFMPQLGIPNYLTILGFILGTTLYYFLVGKFFNNFKANFIKTHLKAIGVQSMQVIAAIMILYALGFDGKFSPYLFLFLASSLVAIIPFSVGGLGMRELVYMWGANFFHLDSHLAVLISLLFYIISAFMAFTGSYYIFHPSALGTEKLPSVKEIEESQTED
- a CDS encoding SDR family NAD(P)-dependent oxidoreductase, which codes for MANIIITGASSGIGFEAVLDLTAKKENNVIALARSADKLKRLHEIAKDLNFDGGNLYPAQFDIVYDDYQTLLPFIKSKFEQVDILINNAGVLINKPFMDSSLEEIASMFQTNVLAHANMIQHIVPLMPEGSHILNIGSMGGFQGSSKFSGLAAYSSSKAALAVLTECLAEEFKDKGIRVNCLALGSAQTEMFEAAFPGIEAGKLAFEMGRYIAEFAQNGHQYYNGKILPVALTTP
- a CDS encoding glycoside hydrolase family 2 protein, with amino-acid sequence MNFKAIVTLFFLTILTSVSFSREVISFNQDWAFKKGPFTTDLLQYGNVFSGTWKSIAVPHTWNSKDMQVRNDRFTSNEKFYVGDAYYRKTFIPESSWNGKRIFVKFEGVNTNTEVYINNSPLPAKKEKGNVVYDASAINGNYQIVGRHQGGYSAFVLELTNMLKFGVENEILVKVNNEATPQVIPVNHTLFPMYGGIYRPVELIVTDKINIAVSDYASSGVYISQKDVNKKSASINLKVKLENKNHDARDLQVVSTIFEQNGAVKAKNIKKYRLLPQGRQEVMQDFNLTNPHLWQGLEDPYLYKVVTQLVDGNTVLDEVIQPLGLRKFELRTGEGFFLNDIKYPMYGVTRHQDRWGKGSALSNADHDEDLAIIKEIGATTIRLAHYQQSAYFYEKCDSIGFVVWAEIPFVNRVTTLEEANAKQQLTELIRQNYNHPSIYTWGLHNEVYTPNAYTIELTTKLNDLAKTEDPYRYTVQVSGYNVINHAVNNNADIQGINHYFGWYNGVIRDVDKWADQISKDFKDYKIIFSEYGAEANPSHQQEVVGDVGNQWANPAFFPEEFSTKFHEIHWGTIKRHPIFLASYLWNTFDFATPITALNVEPRNYKGLVTFDRKLKKDPFYWYKANWSKEPVLYLTQRRVIERVNEITPVTVYSNLGTPILLVNGVEEKNFVIGETDVHYIFQNVKLKEGDNIIQVKASGKGQQFEDKITWHYLKDNPKAISKDGPKSNKNEHIGL
- a CDS encoding alpha/beta hydrolase family protein, translated to MIKKIVGTFLLLFITITAFSQTFVGDWKGNLQVGHSSLVFIIHLSHENGVWKATADSPDQGAFGIPAKANVNGNGIEVLIEGGISYIGKMERDDLIGGEFQQGTFRAKLDLMKIKVTPNNIKTIRSQRVFPPYSYDTVDVNFRNKYDDVLLSGTLTTPRQKGKFPAVVLVTGSGPQDRNETLMGHEPFRILSDFLTKNNIVVLRYDDRGVGLSKGSFINASIENFSKDAMAAIDFLKERPNVDPGKIGIIGHSEGGLIAELLAGQKFPALSFIVSLAGPAIPIDSLMVSQLYRIGKVAGMSELALSHAKEINKRNFEVVKSNRPHMEAMAMILDNMKIDPAQLNSSSKLELETLLLPSYRYFMRIDPIPFIKKITVPVYAAFGNLDVQVPADQNLKSLKNNLPYNPKTVLKKYEGLNHLFQKSTTGAVSEYEHISETMNSEVLNDLVKWIKSL